The following DNA comes from Miscanthus floridulus cultivar M001 chromosome 5, ASM1932011v1, whole genome shotgun sequence.
tacacccgtcgggtgcgctcgcgtgcaccctctagcaagtcaaatcaccctccggacgattctatccgaatcatcccgaggggctcgggggctactgtcggggacctaatactggggtacccaatgaggggGCGCTAATAACCATCAGACGTTGATGCTTCCAAAAAGACAAGAAcccaactacacttcttgcccatacgACTGAAGGTTGGCCACACCTCACCcggcccctgagggttggctccgcctcgccctgacccccgagggctagactctgccgcGCCCGACGTCCCGAGACAGAcgctgcctcgcccgacgtcccggGATAGacgccgcctcgcccgacgactgaggactgactctgcctcacccgatgactAGGGactggcctcgcctcgcccgacccccgagggctgggctccgcctcgcccgacgactaagggcaggctccgcctcgcccgacggctgaggactggctctgtctcgcccgacgtctgggagcagactccgcctcgcccgacgactggggacaagcctcgcctcgcccgacctccgagggctaggctctgcctcgcccgatgactgaggGCAGGCCCCGCCTCTCCCGAAGTCCcgggactggctccgcctcgcccgatgactgcaccctgctccttcataatgatgagcacagggtaagacaggacattcgagtcaaccgcagtaccgaggaccatgccctgcacgcctgcatGAAAGTACCGTAAGGATACGACtggatgggcgctttaagccctcccaggcatgacagagcccgaacagtgttgtaggcgccgacttttgtcatatagtgttgtgggcgccgtcgtcAGCCCTCGGACGCGGATCCTAAAATAAGCATACGTCAATCACTACAAtccaggagggaactcacatcatctacagtaacgaaCGTATGATCACTTCCCCGTCGGCTCCCCTGCAAGGTCACGGCTCGACGCCCTGACACGCCGTATCGTCCGCCGGaataggatgggacgtgaccactagCTGACCGAAGctagagcatggccctatcagtATCAAcaaaacatgctatccctggcaccatctgccGTGTCAGCAgaacaggctcaagggaaaaggaagaccctgcGCCTTCGAAGGGCCTTCTTTACCTctggttttttctttttctcccatctgtaacccttgCTCCCCCTTGGTTTATAAAAGGgggggcagggcaccccactaaggggatggatcgaTTCCACGGACAacacatcacataacacacagccaagcagcaaccaagctcttgacattcctttcgacctttccatcagagacgtgggatctgtccctctctcgaccgtttgtaccccctactacgaacctttttcagtgctaataacacgagcagcagcaaattggacgtagggacattctgtccgaaccagtataaaccttgtgtccttttagtataccatccgggcctaacgcacaacaaatataaatttaataattggtgtttactcaaaacaccgacacaagcACTAGGTACGCCAAATGAATAAGGGTGTGCAAAGCTTCCTACGTAAACCCTTTTATACTTTAATAACTCATGTGTGTCAACTTATATAAATTTTCTGAAAATATGGGTACAATTTCCTCAGCTAACTACTTCTAGTTTCCATCCTCTAGTCATCAAATGTTGGATTGACAGCTGTGTTTGTCAACTTCCAGGCAGCCTCAGGATGGCTGCACATAGTACCCTGGGGCATGTTCAAGCTGATGAAGCACATCAAAGAAAAGTATGGAAATCCACCTATGATCATTACTGAAAATGGTAAGCGCCTAAAAAAGGGTTCTATTATTAATAGCTGATAAAAGTTTCTCCCTCCAAAAATTCACTGGCATAAGAGGGGTTTAAATGGCAGGCATGGATGATGCGAACAATCCGTTTTCGAGATTAGAGAATGATCTGCGGGATGATAAACGGATACAGTACTACATGTCTAGCCTCCTAGATGCAATAAGGTAAAGCTCCCACTTCTGTGCCCATGCATCTGACTGGAATAGCCAAAGCCAACACTGTCCATCAGCAATACTTGGTTCTTGCCCCTCAACAGCTGTTCGACCTGAATCACTGCAGGAAAGAAGGCTGCAACGTCCACGGCTACTTCGTATGGTCACTGCTCGATAACTGGGGGTGGAACTCTGGGTACACGGTGCGGTTTGGACTCTACTACGTTGACTACAACAACAACCTGACAAGGATACCCAAGGCGTCAATGGAATGGTTCAGGCAGGTCTTGGCCCAGAAGACGACTAATTTGGAGTACAGTGGTTCTCAGTAGCCATTAGTTTAGTGTATACAACATAGTGCTCCGTATATAACTACCATCTGTACATGCTTGTTTTAGAGATTTTAGGATTTTTTTGGGAGAACACTAGATCATTTCTCATTTTCCACAAAGCCTAACCCATTCCAGCTATTACAAACCATGAGAGCTTGTTTTTGTTTCCATTGTCTCTGCTCAAGCAAAACTCCTAAAAATTTTTCAATGGATGCTGGTATCCTCAACCAACCCAAGCTATTTCTCAGCCAACACCAAGTCACAATAGTTATAGGACATCTAAATAGAAGATGATCCACAATTTCCTCTTTACCACAGAATTTTAATCCTTGGACCCATTCTAGTTCCGTCTTTTCAATTTTTCTACTATCTGAATCCTGTCATGCCAAGCCATCCATATAGAAATATCTGCACTTTTAGCAGATTTTTTGTTGTCCAGATCTCCATCATCTTCACATCTCTGATTCTCATAAAGGTTATGAATTTGTACATGCTTTTAGTTGTGAACTTACCTGAATTCTCTAACTTCCAAGTTCTATGTTACCTTGTCACTCTCTTCTGTTAGATTTATGGTCACTAGTTTCTCTATCAACTCCTTCAGTTTCTCTATCAACTCCTTCCATTCCTCTAGCTCCTTTTCCCCAAAATTTCTTCTAAAGTCCAAATTCCACTCTCTTCTCCCAGCCCCTCCTccattgagatatcttggttATGGCAGATTTTTAAACACTTTTGGAAGGCTGTCTTTAAAGGACATTCCTCTAATCAGACATCTTCCCAAATAAAATATTGTCTGTCTACCACTCTCCACAATGCCTTTACCCCTTTCATACCACTCTCTAACTGAATGTAAGCCCTGCCAAAACTGTGATCCACCCCTGCTATTACTTTGACAAAAACCTTTCCCTCTTAGATATTTCCTCCTCAATATATTCATGCACAAGCTATCCTCTCCACTTTCCAATCTGTAGATCCATTTGCAAAGTAAAGCAACATTATTCATGGCTCTGGTATCACTAAAACCCAAGCCTCCAAACTCTTTGGGTTAATTCAAGGCTTCCCATTTAATCATATGATACATGGTATACCCACACCCTCCTAGAAAAATTTCCCTCTATATGAGTCAAATCTTTGATGGAGGCCCTCATAAGAAACTACTCACTACCACTACACGGTTGGATTTTAAGATCATCATGTCCATCTTGTCAATCCGTCCTAGAGCTTCTTAGGTCCTgctcgcttatgctgaaatttggcttatgctgaaatatcatgagagaaaaacaatgttccatgactgaaaagtagCTCAAGTGAACAGGGCCTTAACAATCACGTTCAGGAAGTCCTCGCTTCTCGCCATCAATTTCCAGTGTTGTAGAAAGGCTACATCTTGTACGCTACCTACCTGTATAGGAGATTTAAGTGAGATGTTAGAGAAGACAGAAGACCCAATTGTTCCTGGTCTTCCACAAGCTCTAGCCCACTCCAGCCAACACAAATATTTTCCGCCAGACTTCCTTGCCTCTTGGTTCTCCCAAAAAAAATCCTGAAAATCTCTCAACGAAGTTGATATTCGGCGAAACATTGATTTCATAACAATTTTTTGTCTCCTGTACCATCAGCAGAATTGGCAATTGGCATCCACATTCTTTTTAGCACCGAACAGTTACAATTGAGATACTGTCTGCCAAGTGCTATAAAACAGTTACAATTGAGATCCAcatgaaaaaaaaattgaaactcataccatcaagttcaatttgtATTACAAAAAACTACATTCAATTTGAAGCAAAAATTTATacagtataactattgaaataaagaGACATTATTGTCACTTGTCAGTACATCACTGCTCAGTACCACTGTTCTGCGTGACCGGCGAGGAAAGAGGCTACGTAAAATTCGCGCCGGGCGACCGACGGCTCTCCGGCGGCAGATCGGCGGCAATACGCCCCTCGAGCATTTCCACAACAGTTAGCATGCTGGGCCTCAGTTCCCGCTGGTGCTGGACGCAGCAGAGCGCCACCCTTACCAGCGCCTCCACCTCCCCctcgtccacgggcgccatgGTCGCGTCCACAAGCTCCATAAGCTCGCCTCGCGCCATCTTCTCCCGCACGACGCGCGCGAAGATGTCCGGAGTCTC
Coding sequences within:
- the LOC136454914 gene encoding beta-glucosidase 25-like; this encodes MTEGRPRLSRSPGTGSASPDDCTLLLHNDEHRAASGWLHIVPWGMFKLMKHIKEKYGNPPMIITENGMDDANNPFSRLENDLRDDKRIQYYMSSLLDAIRKEGCNVHGYFVWSLLDNWGWNSGYTVRFGLYYVDYNNNLTRIPKASMEWFRQVLAQKTTNLEYSGSQ